A genomic segment from Vanacampus margaritifer isolate UIUO_Vmar chromosome 3, RoL_Vmar_1.0, whole genome shotgun sequence encodes:
- the adra2b gene encoding alpha-2B adrenergic receptor: MASAPEGGCSLELSNWNASGASVPCNQSVLKLAPYSPEATAAFATAITLMVVFTIVGNIMVIIAVLTSHSLRGPQNLFLVSLAAADILVATLIIPFSLANELLGYWYFKSLWCEIYLALDVLFCTSSIVHLCAISLDRYLSISRVTYGRQRTPRRIKAAIVVVWLISSIISFPPLLSLNKSEVGDLASERGPQCQLNDERWYILYSTIGSFFAPCLIMILVYVRIYQIAKQRTRRPPGEPRKGGVGAATPSQPKRQLQANGRDEDEKTSSPKKTSNARPPTLAITPSLSGGQDEPSQDPNPNNLQPPSSATSPVTSSVDTTLHVPPTIPSAPQPAPTKTKAGKKFKRQKQSKSDNNNGDSSSTDSEASNGGGRGSASMPGSPAGGGIHSPGSVKRYRNMIATSTGSRLVPGRKSKIDNNPGAARRKAMVNREKRFTFVLAVVIGVFVVCWFPFFFSYSLQAVCPETCAIPDPLFKFFFWIGYCNSSLNPVIYTIFNKDFRKAFKKILCRSTKGTFF, translated from the coding sequence ATGGCCTCTGCTCCGGAGGGCGGCTGCTCCTTGGAGCTTAGCAACTGGAACGCGAGCGGCGCCTCCGTGCCCTGCAACCAGAGCGTCCTCAAGCTGGCGCCGTACTCCCCCGAAGCCACGGCGGCCTTCGCCACCGCCATAACCCTGATGGTGGTCTTCACCATCGTGGGCAACATCATGGTGATCATCGCCGTGCTGACCAGCCACTCCCTGCGAGGGCCGCAGAACCTCTTCCTCGTGTCGCTGGCCGCGGCAGACATCTTGGTGGCCACACTCATTATCCCTTTCTCTCTGGCCAATGAACTTCTGGGCTACTGGTACTTCAAGTCCCTGTGGTGCGAGATCTACTTGGCCCTGGATGTGCTCTTCTGCACCTCCTCCATCGTGCACCTGTGCGCTATCTCTCTGGACCGCTACCTGTCCATTTCCAGGGTCACCTACGGGCGCCAGCGGACTCCCAGACGCATCAAAGCCGCCATCGTGGTTGTGTGGCTCatttcctccatcatctccttccCGCCGCTGCTGTCACTCAACAAGAGCGAGGTGGGCGACCTTGCGAGCGAGAGGGGACCCCAGTGCCAGCTCAACGACGAGCGCTGGTATATTCTTTACTCCACCATCGGCTCCTTCTTCGCCCCGTGCCTCATCATGATCCTGGTCTATGTAAGAATCTACCAAATCGCCAAGCAGCGAACACGGCGCCCTCCAGGGGAGCCCCGCAAGGGCGGGGTCGGCGCCGCCACGCCGAGTCAGCCCAAGCGGCAACTACAAGCCAATGGTAGGGATGAGGATGAAAAAACGTCCTCCCCTAAGAAAACATCCAATGCCAGACCCCCCACCCTCGCCATCACCCCGTCTCTTTCAGGGGGACAGGACGAACCCTCCCAGGATCCCAACCCAAACAATCTCCAACCTCCATCTTCAGCTACGAGCCCAGTCACCAGCTCCGTAGACACAACTCTGCATGTACCCCCCACCATCCCCTCCGCGCCTCAACCGGCCCCAACCAAGACTAAAGCGGGCAAGAAGTTCAAGcggcaaaaacaaagcaaatccgACAATAACAACGGCGACAGCTCCAGCACAGACAGCGAGGCCAGCAACGGAGGGGGCCGGGGCAGCGCCAGCATGCCGGGGTCACCCGCAGGAGGGGGCATCCACTCCCCGGGTTCCGTCAAGCGTTACAGGAACATGATCGCCACTTCGACGGGGTCGCGGCTGGTGCCGGGGAGGAAGTCCAAAATCGATAACAACCCCGGGGCGGCGAGGCGCAAAGCCATGGTCAACCGAGAGAAACGCTTCACCTTTGTCCTGGCCGTGGTCATCGGCGTCTTCGTGGTGTGCTGGTTCCCGTTCTTCTTCTCCTACTCCCTTCAGGCGGTGTGCCCCGAAACCTGTGCCATCCCCGACCCACTCTTTAAGTTCTTCTTCTGGATTGGATACTGCAACTCCTCACTCAACCCGGTCATCTACACCATCTTCAACAAAGACTTTCGGAAGGCTTTCAAAAAGATTCTGTGCAGAAGTACCAAGGGTACTTTCTTTTAA